In the genome of Xanthomonas hortorum pv. pelargonii, the window TGATTGGTCGAGAAAAACCAGCGCTCGACGAAACCGGGCTGGTGGTGTCCGTGGTGATCGACTGCGGTATGCGCCATGACGGAACGACCTCTATCAAGCGGTGCGGTTGCGAGCGATTAAAGAGCGGCGGTCGGTGCGGCGGCTGGAACAGGCGCGGCGGCGGGAGCGGCCTCACCGGCAGGGACCGCTGCAGGTGCGGAGACCGGTGCAGGTGCGCCTGCCGGTGCAGCAGCAGGTGTTGCGCTTGCACTGCGACGCGCCGCCAGCCAGCGCTGGAATTCAGCCTTGGGCAACGCCTCCACCACAATCGGCATAAACCCATGATCCTTGCCGCACAACTCGGCGCACTGCCCGCGATACACGCCCGGCTGCTCGATGTTGGTCCATGCCTCGTTGACGATGCCGGGGATCGCGTCCTGCTTCCAGCCCAATGCTGGCACCCACCATGCATGAATCACGTCATCGGCGGTGATCACGAAACGGATCTTGGTGCCGACCGGCAGTACCAGGCGGTTGTCCACGTCCAACAGATAATGCGGTTGCGATGCAGCGGTCGGACGCTCGCCACTCTGGCGGATGCGATCGGATTCGCGCGCCAGCCGGCTGGTGAACTCCACGCCCTGGCCCAGGTACTCGTATTTCCACATCCACTGGTAGCCGGTGACCTTGACGGTCATTTCCGACTCGCGGGTGTCGTACATCGCGATCAGCTTGGCCGTCGCCGGCCAGGCCATCGCAATAAGCACCAGCACCGGAATCACCGTCCACAGCACTTCTGCCGTGGTGTTATGGCTGAATTGCGCAGCCACCGCGCCCTTGGACTTGCGGAACTTGAAGATCGCATAGCCCATCGCACCGAACACCAACGCGCCGATCACCACGCAGACCCACAGCGCCACCATGTGCGCCTCATAGGCCATGCGCGCGGTCTGCGTGACCCCGCGGCCCATGTTGAGCTGCCATTCCTTCGGGTCGGCCGATTGCGCCCAGGCACCTTGTGCGCTCAGCAGCGCCGTCATTGCCAGGCTCACTTTCGTATATATCGACTTCCAGCTGCTGCGTTGCGTCATTGCCTAGACCCTCACGTCATCGGTGACGGCCATTGGCGGCCGCGAGCAAGCGTTTCAGCGTAGTTGCCAGTTCCACACGTTCGGCTGGCCCGAGAAAACTTCCGATCTCGATCTGCCTGCCGCTGCTTATCAGCAACACCCTGTCGTCGCGTTCCATGGATAACCGCACCCAGTGCGGATGAGCCTGAAACGCTGGTGGCGCATGCCCGGACGGAAACACCTCGACAACGGCTTCCCCCACCCGGATCGCTTCTTCGCGCTCGCCACTTCGCCACAACTGCCGTAGCGCCAGCGCCACCACACCACTGTGCAACAGGGCGAACACCGGCGCGAACGCATTGCCGGTCCACCACCCCAGGCCTGCAAACAACCACATCGTTCCCGCCAACACTGCGAACAATTGTACGAATTGCCTGGCAGACAGTGCCCGCGGAGGCCGCAAGCGCACCTGCGTCCCAACCCCTTCGGACATCAACGGCAGCACTTCGATCATTGGCAACACGCAGCGCACTGCGGGAATAGCCCGATGGTAGACCCGCGCGAACGCATGCGGCAAGCGTTTCCGGCAATCATTCAATTGCTGCAGTGCAGCTAAAAACGCGCGTAAATCAAACACTTCCCCGATGCATGCGGTTGCAGCCAGCAACGATCGAGTCCGCTTGCACGTGCGATGGCGACATGCACAAAACGGCGGAAAAGTTGCCGCTTCCACACAAGTGCGCAGGTACTTCCGCTCTCTAGAATGAGCGCGGATCCCTAGGCATCTTTCGCATGAACGCTCAGCTCGACCCGCTTGCCTCCAACCCAGTTGCGCGCCCGCTGTTGGCGCCCGAGCTGCCTGCCGCACCCGGTGCATTGCGCGCCGCCATCACCGCCGCCTGGCTCAAGGACGAAGCCGAGCACGTGCGCGAACTGCTCGACCAGGCCCGCCTGCCCGCCGCCGAACAGGCCAAGGTGCAGGCGGTCGCCGCCGACCTGGTCACCCGCGTTCGCGCACGTGCGCAGGACCAGGGCGCGATCGAGGCCTTCATGCGCCAATACGACCTGGGCAGCGAGGAAGGTGTGCTGCTGATGTGCGTGGCCGAAGCGCTGTTGCGCATTCCCGACCAGGACACCGCAGACAAGCTGATCCGCGACAAGCTCGGCGATGCGGACTGGAAAAAGCACGTCGGCGGCAGCGACTCGGTACTGGTCAATGCATCGACCTGGGGCCTGATGCTCACCGGCAAGCTGGTGCAACTCAACGACCTCACCCGCGCCGACGTACCGGGCGCGTTCAAGCGGCTGATCGGCCGCGTTGGCGAACCGATGATCCGTCTGGCCGTGCGCCAGGCGATGAAGATCATGGGCCACCAGTTCGTCATGGGACGCACCATTGGTGAAGCACTTGCGCGCTCACGCAAGGGCGACAACGCCAACTACCGCTATTCGTTCGACATGCTCGGCGAAGGCGCATTGACCATGAAAGATGCGCAGCGCTATCTGCAGGCGTATCGCGATGCCATCCATGCGATCGGCCGCAGCGGCAAGTTTGTCGGCACCGATGTCTTCGCAGCACCCAGTATCTCGATCAAATTGTCTGCGCTGTATCCGCGCTACGAGCACGCCAAACGCGCACGCGTCATGGCCGAGCTCGTACCGGGCGTGCTGGAGCTGGCGCAGCTGGCCAAGTCCTACGGTATCGGCTACACCGTCGATGCCGAAGAAGCCGATCGTCTGGAACTGTCGCTGGACATCATCGAGGCCACGTTCTCCGACCCATCGCTGGATGGCTGGGAAGGCTATGGTTTGGCGGTGCAGGCGTATCAAAAGCGCACGCCGTACACGATCGATTTTCTGGCCGATCTTGCGCGTCGTGTCGGTCGCCGGATTCCCGTGCGTCTGGTCAAGGGCGCGTACTGGGATGCGGAGATCAAGCGCGCACAGATCGAAGGCCACCCTGGCTATCCGGTCTTTACGCGCAAGCAGAACACCGACGTGTCGTATCTGGCCTGCGCACGCCGCATGTTCGCGCACAGCGATGCGCTGTATCCAATGTTTGCCACGCACAACGCGCAGACCATCGCCGCCGTGCGCGCGATCGCCACGAGCAAGCACTACGAACACCAGAAGCTGCACGGCATGGGCGATGACCTGTATGCCGAGGTGATTCCAGCCGATCGCTTGGGCTTGCCGTGTCGCGTGTATGCGCCGGTCGGCTCGCA includes:
- the coxB gene encoding cytochrome c oxidase subunit II, giving the protein MTQRSSWKSIYTKVSLAMTALLSAQGAWAQSADPKEWQLNMGRGVTQTARMAYEAHMVALWVCVVIGALVFGAMGYAIFKFRKSKGAVAAQFSHNTTAEVLWTVIPVLVLIAMAWPATAKLIAMYDTRESEMTVKVTGYQWMWKYEYLGQGVEFTSRLARESDRIRQSGERPTAASQPHYLLDVDNRLVLPVGTKIRFVITADDVIHAWWVPALGWKQDAIPGIVNEAWTNIEQPGVYRGQCAELCGKDHGFMPIVVEALPKAEFQRWLAARRSASATPAAAPAGAPAPVSAPAAVPAGEAAPAAAPVPAAAPTAAL
- a CDS encoding DUF2244 domain-containing protein; translation: MIEVLPLMSEGVGTQVRLRPPRALSARQFVQLFAVLAGTMWLFAGLGWWTGNAFAPVFALLHSGVVALALRQLWRSGEREEAIRVGEAVVEVFPSGHAPPAFQAHPHWVRLSMERDDRVLLISSGRQIEIGSFLGPAERVELATTLKRLLAAANGRHR